One window of Hippoglossus stenolepis isolate QCI-W04-F060 chromosome 1, HSTE1.2, whole genome shotgun sequence genomic DNA carries:
- the sv2ba gene encoding synaptic vesicle glycoprotein 2Ba, translating to MDDPYHNNVNQQVTQGGEYTYTQDGSGQDGYPYQTDYPPQEEDAASDDTEGADDNEQMYEGEYQGIPHPDEIKEARRAARVEARRKARLAAQQEDEEDNLAEQYETIMEDCGHGRFQWMLFFVLGLALMADGVDGFVVGFVLPSAEKDMCISNADKGLLGLLVYVAMMVGALVWGGLSDKMGRRKCLIYVLTIDLVFSFLSCFAQSYGFFLFFRFCSGFGIGGSIPIVYTYFTEFLQMDKRGEHLSWLCMFWMLGGLYASFTAWGIIPHYGWGFAIGTEIQMHSWRLFILVCLLPVLAALVGVVFMPESPRFLLENARHDEAWMILRRVHDTNWKAKGEPERVFTVTNIKTPQTQDDEFIEIQSDTGTAFQRWTVRHMTMLQQVMANIMSLSAPELRLQGLFLVIVWFCLAFSYHGLGVWFPDMIKYMQYEEYESKVRVFHRERVERFHFNFSLVNQIHREGEYIHDKFANIEIKSVKFEDSLFENCYFEDVKSTNTFFENCTFKSTVFYNTDLWQEKFKDCQMENTTFLHPKKGCHLNFQEENDIVIYMVSFLGSLAVLPGNILSALFMDKIGRIRIIGGSMLASAACTFLLLLSFSQGAVICWQCLFYGTSVAAWNGLEVISVELYPAAKRGTAFGVLNGICKFAAIIASFIFAAFIGVTKIIPIFLAFAALVCGGLVALKLPETREKILS from the exons ATGGATGACCCCTATCACAATAACGTGAACCAGCAGGTGACACAGGGCGGAGAGTACACCTACACCCAGGATGGAAGCGGTCAGGACGGCTACCCTTACCAAACGGACTACCCTCCGCAGGAGGAGGATGCTGCTAGTGATGACACCGAAGGGGCAGATGATAACGAGCAGATGTACGAGGGGGAGTACCAGGGCATCCCCCACCCGGACGAGATCAAGGAGGCGCGGCGGGCAGCTCGGGTGGAGGCCAGGAGGAAAGCCCGTCTGGCAGCCCAgcaggaagacgaggaggataACCTGGCAGAGCAATACGAGACCATCATGGAGGACTGCGGCCACGGGCGCTTCCAATGGATGCTGTTCTTCGTGCTGGGCCTGGCGCTGATGGCCGACGGAGTGGACGGCTTCGTGGTGGGTTTCGTCCTGCCCAGTGCCGAGAAGGACATGTGCATATCCAATGCTGACAAAGGACTGCTGG gtctACTGGTGTATGTGGCCATGATGGTCGGGGCGCTGGTGTGGGGGGGACTGAGTGATAAGATGGGCAGGAGGAAGTGTCTGATCTACGTGCTCACCATCGACCTGGTCTTCTCCTTCCTGTCCTGCTTCGCTCAGAGCTAcggcttcttcctcttcttcaggtTCTGCTCAGGCTTTGG AATTGGCGGCTCCATCCCAATCGTGTACACCTACTTCACTGAGTTCCTGCAGATGGATAAACGTGGAGAACATCTGAGCTGGCTCTGCATGTTCTGGATGCTGGGAGGCCTGTACGCCTCCTTCACTGCCTGGGGAATTATCCCTCACTATg GTTGGGGCTTTGCCATCGGTACAGAGATCCAGATGCACAGCTGGAGACTGTTTATCCTGGTGTGTCTCCTGCCTGTGCTCGCTGCTCTCGTCGGAGTGGTCTTCATGCCGGAGAGCCCACGGTTCCTCCTGGAG aatgCCCGTCATGATGAGGCCTGGATGATCCTGAGACGAGTTCACGACACCAACTGGAAGGCCAAGGGGGAGCCAGAGAGAGTTTTCACT GTGACAAACATTAAGACTCCACAGACGCAAGATGACGAGTTCATAGAGATCCAGAGCGACACCGGCACAGCCTTCCAACGCTGGACCGTCAGACACATGACCATGCTGCAACAG GTGATGGCTAACATCATGTCATTATCAGCTCCAGAGCTCCGACTGCAAGGTCTCTTCCTGGTTATTGTCTGGTTCTGTTTGGCCTTCAG CTACCACGGACTGGGCGTTTGGTTCCCTGATATGATCAAGTACATGCAGTATGAAGAGTATGAGTCCAAGGTTCGAGTGTTCCACCGGGAACGGGTCGAACGCTTCCACTTCAACTTCTCTCTCGTCAACCAAATACACCGTGAGGGAGAGTACATCCATGACAA GTTTGCAAACATTGAGATAAAGTCTGTGAAGTTTGAGGATTCTCTGTTTGAGAACTGCTACTTTGAAGATGTCAAGTCGACCAACACCTTCTTTGAGAACTGTACCTTCAAAAGCACCGTCTTCTACAACACAG acctgtggcaggaaaagttcaaaGACTGTCAAATGGAGAACACCACCTTCCTCCACCCAAAGAAAGGCTGCCATCTGAACTTCCAGGAGGAGAACGACATCGTCATCTACATGGTCAGCTTCCTGGGCAGTTTGGCTGTGTTGCCTGGCAACATCCTCTCAGCATTATTCATGGACAAGATAGGAAGGATCAGAATAATAG GTGGTTCTATGCTGGCATCGGCTGCCTGTACCTTCCTGCTTCTGTTAAGTTTCAGTCAAGGAGCTGTAATATGTTGGCAGTGTCTCTTCTACGGAACCAGTGTAGCAGCCTGGAACGGACTTGAGGTTATTTCTGTGGAACTCTATCCAGCCGCTAAAAG GGGGACAGCATTCGGTGTCCTGAATGGAATCTGCAAGTTTGCAGCCATTATTGCCAGCTTCATCTTTGCAGCCTTCATCGGCGTTACCAAGATCATCCCCATCTTCCTGGCCTTCGCCGCCCTCGTCTGCGGTGGTCTGGTGGCTCTCAAGTTGCCCGAAACCCGGGAGAAAATCCTGTCTTGA